One segment of Larus michahellis chromosome 14, bLarMic1.1, whole genome shotgun sequence DNA contains the following:
- the AATK gene encoding serine/threonine-protein kinase LMTK1 isoform X2, which produces MGRLAAAAAAMSAAFLSPSLAFSSHFDPDGTPLSELSWSSSLAVVAVSFSGLFTFIFLMLACLCCKKGDIGFKFSLLGVCPPTRPPAQEFENAEGDDYVTELSAQGSPAPQHGPEVYVLPLTKVSLPMAKQPGRSVQLLKSADLGRQSLLYLKEIGHGWFGKVFLGEVNSGISSTQVVVKELKASASVQDQMQFLEEAQPYRALQHTNLLQCLAQCAEVTPYLLVMEFCPLGDLKGYLRSCRGAEAMTPDPLTLQRMACEVACGVLHLHRNNYIHSDLALRNCLLTADLTVKIGDYGLSHCKYKDDYFVTADQLWVPLRWIAPELIDEVHGNLLIVDQTKSSNVWSLGVTIWELFELGSQPYDHYSDRQVLAYAIKEQQLKLPKPQLKLSLSERWYEVMQFCWLQPEQRPTAEEVHLLLSYLCAKGATEAEEEFEKRWNSMKPNGSASASHHGAELSSFPLLEQFSADGFPSDGDDILTVMETSHGLNFEYKWEHTKTEHFQAPLGSLSPSSAARYHDLYYPATTTGHLSLGVSPSCYECKPPGCPGLPAPSVVPILGAHSPSLGSEYYIRIEGPGEGSAELDYAMCAYSPAGERGSPRPPSCWRAQGARNGSTYDSDSSPTVSLSMEPLLGHAPAGEGSWECAEYYPYPCQGQEPRGYEPSPSHGAEGYLLEEEPPQPGSQDWPVPGFQPSIFADPLGVSPSVNCAYSPRGYGEPRAAPPGGWPPGQSGARPDCVALELGEDSPPGAPRPQGASPPAQRHPWASNSSSNNNIGSGSPVAREPPAGDSWCYRRMITFRGLMAKPLGTVPRGQPQLGGSPPGHDFRHPRQDQAPGTAGGSSSPCRSPSPRRQAWHSRDSSTSGRSQAAALAGSPATPWGPSTALPAGAGAQHDACPDESVEGSSPARSPLPNAAAAPGTGEATPMASTATANPDPPAEPGVDGAQPAPEASEAAAPVPGEAVAESGACAAGDADRTPDKTFSSASFPSVDEGSDEDTAELTSGVFTDFSGDYTERVETAPAFKSLQKQVGTPDSLESLDIPSTASSCEVFSPTAFIPAGQPKALDSGYDTENNESPEFVLKEPHEPREPEAFSQLGKPPPGLPGGDSEGPAPETRLSTSLGAELHSLAEKNPYRDSAYFSDYDAEAERGPKDEEDSDGSRTPEAEEGPRPPTQDLEQASTPGEDPLHPPGAPGSPPAAPGVAVAADTPVPGDLVGDWRGAEAGNTPAPTAPGTEQRPAGTGLVPGSSPRPDADACPPGSVPPKTFFLTPVLVSPGESAPIGGTRVPEGVPGLGEAAAGGEQTVPPAPGLGEPGLPPEGTGVGDAPGGPSTLLPGSESPPGLSPLPSPREPRPAAPERREEPEEEEEDTEDSDESDEELRCYNIQEQSEESEEEPAAVPIVVAESQSSRNLRSLLKMPSLLSEAFCEDLERKKKAVSFYDDVTIYLFDQESPTRELAEQSFPEPPQPSGQPPASGSPPSPADRLGASDDSSDGNASEESGGFEWDDDFPLMPVKPSLVASLTGTPAEPDPAVPVLPALVPAQKQVLPIQFSRFTVSPAPVSRFSITHVSDSDMDSIGGSSEDGDRE; this is translated from the exons ACGGCACCCCCCTTAGCGAGCTCTCCTGGTCCTCCTCGCTGGCCGTCGTGGCTGTTTCCTTCTCGGGGCTCTTCACCTTCATCTTCCTCATGTTGGCCTGCCTGTGCTGCAAGAAGGGGGACATTGGCTTCAAG TTCTCTCTGCTCGGGGTGTGCCCCCCCACGCGCCCCCCGGCCCAGGAGTTTGAGAACGCCGAGGGGGACGACTACGTGACGGAGCTCTCGGCCCAGGGCTCGCCCGCCCCCCAGCATGGCCCCGAGGTCTACGTGCTGCCCCTCACCAAGGTCTCCTTGCCCATGGCCAAGCAGCCGGGGCGCTCAG TGCAGCTCCTCAAGTCGGCGGACCTGGGGCggcagagcctgctctacctGAAGGAGATCGGGCACGGCTGGTTCGGCAAG GTGTTCCTGGGGGAGGTGAACTCGGGCATCAGCAGCACCCAGGTGGTGGTGAAGGAGCTGAAGGCGAGCGCCAGCGTGCAGGACCAGATGCAGTTCCTGGAGGAAGCGCAGCCCTACAG GGCCCTCCAGCACACCAACCTGCTGCAGTGCCTGGCCCAGTGCGCCGAGGTCACCCCGTACCTTCTGGTGATGGAGTTCTGCCCGCTG GGTGACCTGAAGGGGTACCTGCGGAGCTGTCGGGGGGCCGAGGCCATGACCCCGGACCCGCTGACCCTGCAGAGGATGGCGTGCGAGGTGGCCTGCGGCGTCCTGCACCTGCACAGGAACAACTACATCCACAG CGACCTGGCCCTGCGGAACTGCCTGCTCACCGCAGACCTGACCGTCAAGATCGGAGACTATGGGCTCTCGCACTGCAAGTACAAA GACGACTACTTCGTGACGGCCGACCAGCTGTGGGTGCCGCTGCGCTGGATCGCACCCGAGCTCATCGACGAAGTGCACGGCAACCTGCTCATCGTGGACCAGACCAAGTCCAGCAATGTCTg GTCGCTGGGCGTCACCATCTGGGAGCTGTTTGAGCTGGGCAGCCAGCCCTACGACCACTACTCCGACCGGCAAGTGCTCGCCTACGCCATCAAGGAGCAGCAGCTCAAGCTGCCCAAGCCCCAGCTGAAGCTGTCGCTGTCGGAGCGCTG GTACGAGGTGATGCAGTTCTGCTGGCTGCAGCCGGAGCAGCGCCCGACGGCGGAGGAGGTGCACCTCCTGCTCTCCTACCTCTGCGCCAAGGGGGCGACGGAGGCAGAGGAAGAGTTCGAGAAGCGCTGGAACTCCATGAAGCCCAACGGCAGCGCCAGCGCCAGCCACCACGGTGCCGAGCTCTCCTCCTTCCCGCTGCTGGAGCAGTTCTCGGCCGACGGCTTCCCCTCGGACGGGGACGACATCCTCACCGTCATGGAGACCAGCCACGGCCTCAATTTCGAGTACAAGTGGGAGCACACCAAGACAGAGCACTTCCAGGCGCCCCTGGGGTCCCTGAGCCCCAGCAGTGCCGCCCGCTACCACGACCTCTACTACCCGGCCACAACCACGGGGCACCTGAGCCTGGGGGTCTCACCCTCCTGCTACGAGTGCAAGCCACCGGGCTGCCCTGGCTTGCCGGCACCCAGCGTGGTGCCCATCCTGGGCGCCCACAGCCCCTCGCTTGGCAGCGAGTACTACATCCGCATCGAGGGgcccggggagggcagcgctGAGCTGGACTACGCCATGTGCGCCTACAGCCCCGCGGGCGAGCGGGGGTCCCCGCGCCCCCCGTCCTGCTGGAGAGCACAGGGTGCCCGCAACGGCAGCACCTACGACTCCGACAGCAGCCCCACCGTCTCCCTCAGCATGGAGCCGCTTCTGGGCCACGCGCCGGCGGGCGAGGGCTCCTGGGAATGCGCCGAGTACTACCCCtacccctgccaggggcaggagcCGCGGGGCTACGAGCCATCCCCTAGCCACGGGGCCGAGGGCTACCTGCTGGaggaggagcccccccagccGGGCAGCCAGGACTGGCCCGTCCCTGGTTTCCAGCCCAGCATCTTCGCCGACCCGCTGGGCGTCTCCCCGTCGGTGAACTGCGCCTACAGCCCCCGGGGGTACGGGGAGCCGCGGGCAGCCCCGCCGGGCGGGTGGCCGCCAGGGCAGAGCGGGGCCCGGCCGGACTGCGTGGCGCTGGAGCTGGGTGAGGAcagcccccccggagccccccgcccGCAGGGTGCGAGCCCCCCAGCTCAGCGGCACCCCTGGGCCTCCAACAGCTCCTCCAACAACAACATCGGCAGCGGCAGCCCCGTGGCCCGTGAGCCCCCGGCCGGCGACAGCTGGTGCTACCGCCGCATGATCACCTTCCGCGGGCTGATGGCCAAGCCGCTGGGCACCGTGCCACGCGGCCAGCCCCAGCTTGGGGGGTCCCCGCCGGGCCACGACTTCCGCCACCCgcggcaggatcaggcccccggcaccgccggcgGCTCCTCCTCCCCGTGCCGCTCGCCCTCCCCGCGGCGTCAGGCCTGGCACAGCCGTGACTCATCAACCTCCGGccgctcgcaggcagcagcgctggctggcagccctgccACGCCGTGGGGCCCCAGCACGGCCCTGCCAGCCGGAGCGGGGGCCCAGCACGATGCCTGCCCGGACGAGAGCGTggaggggagcagccctgcccgcagcccgctGCCCAACGCCGCGGCTGCACCGGGGACGGGGGAAGCCACCCCCATGGCCAGCACCGCCACTGCGAACCCTGACCCCCCCGCGGAGCCCGGCGTAGATGGCGCCCAGCCTGCGCCGGAGGCCTCCGAGGCAGCCGCGCCGGTGCCCGGGGAGGCTGTCGCTGAGAGCGGTGCGTGTGCTGCCGGCGATGCGGACCGGACACCGGACAAGACCTTCTCCAGCGCCAGCTTCCCCAGCGTGGACGAGGGGAGCGATGAGGACACGGCGGAGCTGACCTCTGGCGTCTTCACCGACTTCTCCGGGGACTACACAGAGCGGGTGGAGACGGCCCCGGCGTTCAAGTCCCTGCAGAAGCAGGTGGGGACACCGGACTCCCTGGAGTCGCTGGACATCCCCTCCACAGCCAGCTCCTGCGAGGTCTTCAGCCCCACTGCCTTCATCCCCGCCGGCCAGCCCAAGGCGCTTGACAGCGGCTACGACACCGAGAACAACGAGTCCCCCGAGTTTGTCCTCAAAGAGCCCCACGAGCCCCGAGAGCCGGAGGCATTCAGCCAGCTGGGGAAGccgcccccggggctgccggggggtgACAGTGAGGGTCCGGCACCCGAAACACGGCTCTCCACCTCCCTTGGGGCTGAACTGCACAGCCTGGCCGAGAAGAACCCCTACCGCGACTCTGCCTACTTTTCTGACTACGACGCCGAGGCCGAGCGTGGCCCCAAGGATGAGGAGGACAGCGATGGGTCCCGGACCCCGGAGGCAGAGGAGGGTCCCCGACCCCCCACGCAGGACCTGGAGCAAGCCTCCACGCCGGGAGAGGACCCTCTGCATCCCCCGGGGGCACccggcagccccccagcagcGCCTGGCGTTGCGGTGGCAGCGGACACGCCGGTGCCGGGGGATTTAGTGGGGGACTGGCGGGGGGCAGAGGCGGGGAACACGCCGGCCCCCACGGCGCCTGGCACCGAGCAGCGACCCGCCGGCACGGGGCTGGTGCCGGGCAGCTCCCCGCGCCCCGATGCAGATGCCTGTCCGCCGGGCTCTGTGCCACCCAAGACTTTCTTCTTGACCCCGGTGCTGGTGAGCCCCGGGGAGTCGGCGCCCATCGGAGGGACCCGTGTGCCCGAGGGTGTCCCCGGACTtggggaagctgctgctgggggcGAACAGACTGTGCCCCCCGCGCCGGGACttggggagccggggctgccacCAGAGGGGACTGGGGTGGGTGATGCGCCCGGGGGTCCCAGCACGCTGCTACCGGGGAGTGAGTCACCTCCGGGCCTCTCCCCGCTCCCGTCCCCCCGGGAGCCGCGGCCGGCCGCCCCTGAGCGCCGTGAGgagcccgaggaggaggaggaggacacggaGGACAGCGATGAGTCGGACGAGGAGCTGCGCTGCTACAACATCCAGGAGCAAAGCGAGGAGAGTGAGGAGGAGCCGGCGGCTGTGCCCATCGTGGTGGCCGAGAGCCAGAGCAGCAGGAACCTGCGCAGTCTCCTCAAGATGCCCAGCCTGCTCTCCGAGGCCTTCTGCGAGGACCTGGAGCGCAAGAAGAAGGCTGTCTCCTTCTACGATGACGTTACCATCTACCTCTTCGACCAG GAAAGCCCCACACGGGAGCTGGCTGAGCAGAGCTTCCCGGAGCCACCCCAGCCTTCGGGGCAGCCCCCCGCTAgcggcagcccccccagcccagcggACAGGCTGGGCGCCTCGGATGACTCCTCAGACGGCAACGCCTCGGAAGAGA GTGGTGGCTTTGAGTGGGACGACGACTTTCCGCTCATGCCGGTGAAGCCGTCCCTAGTGGCCTCGCTGACGGGGACACCGGCAGAGCCCGACCCGGCCGTGCCTGTGCTGCCCGCGCTGGTGCCGGCGCAGAAGCAGGTGCTGCCCATCCAGTTCTCCCGGTTCACGGTTTCACCCGCCCCGGTGTCCCGGTTCTCCATCACCCACGTCTCCGACTCGGACATGGACTCCATAGGAG GCAGCAGCGAAGACGGTGACCGGGAGTGA
- the AATK gene encoding serine/threonine-protein kinase LMTK1 isoform X1 translates to MGRLAAAAAAMSAAFLSPSLAFSSHFDPDGTPLSELSWSSSLAVVAVSFSGLFTFIFLMLACLCCKKGDIGFKFSLLGVCPPTRPPAQEFENAEGDDYVTELSAQGSPAPQHGPEVYVLPLTKVSLPMAKQPGRSVQLLKSADLGRQSLLYLKEIGHGWFGKVFLGEVNSGISSTQVVVKELKASASVQDQMQFLEEAQPYRALQHTNLLQCLAQCAEVTPYLLVMEFCPLGDLKGYLRSCRGAEAMTPDPLTLQRMACEVACGVLHLHRNNYIHSDLALRNCLLTADLTVKIGDYGLSHCKYKTLHTWQDDYFVTADQLWVPLRWIAPELIDEVHGNLLIVDQTKSSNVWSLGVTIWELFELGSQPYDHYSDRQVLAYAIKEQQLKLPKPQLKLSLSERWYEVMQFCWLQPEQRPTAEEVHLLLSYLCAKGATEAEEEFEKRWNSMKPNGSASASHHGAELSSFPLLEQFSADGFPSDGDDILTVMETSHGLNFEYKWEHTKTEHFQAPLGSLSPSSAARYHDLYYPATTTGHLSLGVSPSCYECKPPGCPGLPAPSVVPILGAHSPSLGSEYYIRIEGPGEGSAELDYAMCAYSPAGERGSPRPPSCWRAQGARNGSTYDSDSSPTVSLSMEPLLGHAPAGEGSWECAEYYPYPCQGQEPRGYEPSPSHGAEGYLLEEEPPQPGSQDWPVPGFQPSIFADPLGVSPSVNCAYSPRGYGEPRAAPPGGWPPGQSGARPDCVALELGEDSPPGAPRPQGASPPAQRHPWASNSSSNNNIGSGSPVAREPPAGDSWCYRRMITFRGLMAKPLGTVPRGQPQLGGSPPGHDFRHPRQDQAPGTAGGSSSPCRSPSPRRQAWHSRDSSTSGRSQAAALAGSPATPWGPSTALPAGAGAQHDACPDESVEGSSPARSPLPNAAAAPGTGEATPMASTATANPDPPAEPGVDGAQPAPEASEAAAPVPGEAVAESGACAAGDADRTPDKTFSSASFPSVDEGSDEDTAELTSGVFTDFSGDYTERVETAPAFKSLQKQVGTPDSLESLDIPSTASSCEVFSPTAFIPAGQPKALDSGYDTENNESPEFVLKEPHEPREPEAFSQLGKPPPGLPGGDSEGPAPETRLSTSLGAELHSLAEKNPYRDSAYFSDYDAEAERGPKDEEDSDGSRTPEAEEGPRPPTQDLEQASTPGEDPLHPPGAPGSPPAAPGVAVAADTPVPGDLVGDWRGAEAGNTPAPTAPGTEQRPAGTGLVPGSSPRPDADACPPGSVPPKTFFLTPVLVSPGESAPIGGTRVPEGVPGLGEAAAGGEQTVPPAPGLGEPGLPPEGTGVGDAPGGPSTLLPGSESPPGLSPLPSPREPRPAAPERREEPEEEEEDTEDSDESDEELRCYNIQEQSEESEEEPAAVPIVVAESQSSRNLRSLLKMPSLLSEAFCEDLERKKKAVSFYDDVTIYLFDQESPTRELAEQSFPEPPQPSGQPPASGSPPSPADRLGASDDSSDGNASEESGGFEWDDDFPLMPVKPSLVASLTGTPAEPDPAVPVLPALVPAQKQVLPIQFSRFTVSPAPVSRFSITHVSDSDMDSIGGSSEDGDRE, encoded by the exons ACGGCACCCCCCTTAGCGAGCTCTCCTGGTCCTCCTCGCTGGCCGTCGTGGCTGTTTCCTTCTCGGGGCTCTTCACCTTCATCTTCCTCATGTTGGCCTGCCTGTGCTGCAAGAAGGGGGACATTGGCTTCAAG TTCTCTCTGCTCGGGGTGTGCCCCCCCACGCGCCCCCCGGCCCAGGAGTTTGAGAACGCCGAGGGGGACGACTACGTGACGGAGCTCTCGGCCCAGGGCTCGCCCGCCCCCCAGCATGGCCCCGAGGTCTACGTGCTGCCCCTCACCAAGGTCTCCTTGCCCATGGCCAAGCAGCCGGGGCGCTCAG TGCAGCTCCTCAAGTCGGCGGACCTGGGGCggcagagcctgctctacctGAAGGAGATCGGGCACGGCTGGTTCGGCAAG GTGTTCCTGGGGGAGGTGAACTCGGGCATCAGCAGCACCCAGGTGGTGGTGAAGGAGCTGAAGGCGAGCGCCAGCGTGCAGGACCAGATGCAGTTCCTGGAGGAAGCGCAGCCCTACAG GGCCCTCCAGCACACCAACCTGCTGCAGTGCCTGGCCCAGTGCGCCGAGGTCACCCCGTACCTTCTGGTGATGGAGTTCTGCCCGCTG GGTGACCTGAAGGGGTACCTGCGGAGCTGTCGGGGGGCCGAGGCCATGACCCCGGACCCGCTGACCCTGCAGAGGATGGCGTGCGAGGTGGCCTGCGGCGTCCTGCACCTGCACAGGAACAACTACATCCACAG CGACCTGGCCCTGCGGAACTGCCTGCTCACCGCAGACCTGACCGTCAAGATCGGAGACTATGGGCTCTCGCACTGCAAGTACAAA ACCCTGCATACTTGGCAGGACGACTACTTCGTGACGGCCGACCAGCTGTGGGTGCCGCTGCGCTGGATCGCACCCGAGCTCATCGACGAAGTGCACGGCAACCTGCTCATCGTGGACCAGACCAAGTCCAGCAATGTCTg GTCGCTGGGCGTCACCATCTGGGAGCTGTTTGAGCTGGGCAGCCAGCCCTACGACCACTACTCCGACCGGCAAGTGCTCGCCTACGCCATCAAGGAGCAGCAGCTCAAGCTGCCCAAGCCCCAGCTGAAGCTGTCGCTGTCGGAGCGCTG GTACGAGGTGATGCAGTTCTGCTGGCTGCAGCCGGAGCAGCGCCCGACGGCGGAGGAGGTGCACCTCCTGCTCTCCTACCTCTGCGCCAAGGGGGCGACGGAGGCAGAGGAAGAGTTCGAGAAGCGCTGGAACTCCATGAAGCCCAACGGCAGCGCCAGCGCCAGCCACCACGGTGCCGAGCTCTCCTCCTTCCCGCTGCTGGAGCAGTTCTCGGCCGACGGCTTCCCCTCGGACGGGGACGACATCCTCACCGTCATGGAGACCAGCCACGGCCTCAATTTCGAGTACAAGTGGGAGCACACCAAGACAGAGCACTTCCAGGCGCCCCTGGGGTCCCTGAGCCCCAGCAGTGCCGCCCGCTACCACGACCTCTACTACCCGGCCACAACCACGGGGCACCTGAGCCTGGGGGTCTCACCCTCCTGCTACGAGTGCAAGCCACCGGGCTGCCCTGGCTTGCCGGCACCCAGCGTGGTGCCCATCCTGGGCGCCCACAGCCCCTCGCTTGGCAGCGAGTACTACATCCGCATCGAGGGgcccggggagggcagcgctGAGCTGGACTACGCCATGTGCGCCTACAGCCCCGCGGGCGAGCGGGGGTCCCCGCGCCCCCCGTCCTGCTGGAGAGCACAGGGTGCCCGCAACGGCAGCACCTACGACTCCGACAGCAGCCCCACCGTCTCCCTCAGCATGGAGCCGCTTCTGGGCCACGCGCCGGCGGGCGAGGGCTCCTGGGAATGCGCCGAGTACTACCCCtacccctgccaggggcaggagcCGCGGGGCTACGAGCCATCCCCTAGCCACGGGGCCGAGGGCTACCTGCTGGaggaggagcccccccagccGGGCAGCCAGGACTGGCCCGTCCCTGGTTTCCAGCCCAGCATCTTCGCCGACCCGCTGGGCGTCTCCCCGTCGGTGAACTGCGCCTACAGCCCCCGGGGGTACGGGGAGCCGCGGGCAGCCCCGCCGGGCGGGTGGCCGCCAGGGCAGAGCGGGGCCCGGCCGGACTGCGTGGCGCTGGAGCTGGGTGAGGAcagcccccccggagccccccgcccGCAGGGTGCGAGCCCCCCAGCTCAGCGGCACCCCTGGGCCTCCAACAGCTCCTCCAACAACAACATCGGCAGCGGCAGCCCCGTGGCCCGTGAGCCCCCGGCCGGCGACAGCTGGTGCTACCGCCGCATGATCACCTTCCGCGGGCTGATGGCCAAGCCGCTGGGCACCGTGCCACGCGGCCAGCCCCAGCTTGGGGGGTCCCCGCCGGGCCACGACTTCCGCCACCCgcggcaggatcaggcccccggcaccgccggcgGCTCCTCCTCCCCGTGCCGCTCGCCCTCCCCGCGGCGTCAGGCCTGGCACAGCCGTGACTCATCAACCTCCGGccgctcgcaggcagcagcgctggctggcagccctgccACGCCGTGGGGCCCCAGCACGGCCCTGCCAGCCGGAGCGGGGGCCCAGCACGATGCCTGCCCGGACGAGAGCGTggaggggagcagccctgcccgcagcccgctGCCCAACGCCGCGGCTGCACCGGGGACGGGGGAAGCCACCCCCATGGCCAGCACCGCCACTGCGAACCCTGACCCCCCCGCGGAGCCCGGCGTAGATGGCGCCCAGCCTGCGCCGGAGGCCTCCGAGGCAGCCGCGCCGGTGCCCGGGGAGGCTGTCGCTGAGAGCGGTGCGTGTGCTGCCGGCGATGCGGACCGGACACCGGACAAGACCTTCTCCAGCGCCAGCTTCCCCAGCGTGGACGAGGGGAGCGATGAGGACACGGCGGAGCTGACCTCTGGCGTCTTCACCGACTTCTCCGGGGACTACACAGAGCGGGTGGAGACGGCCCCGGCGTTCAAGTCCCTGCAGAAGCAGGTGGGGACACCGGACTCCCTGGAGTCGCTGGACATCCCCTCCACAGCCAGCTCCTGCGAGGTCTTCAGCCCCACTGCCTTCATCCCCGCCGGCCAGCCCAAGGCGCTTGACAGCGGCTACGACACCGAGAACAACGAGTCCCCCGAGTTTGTCCTCAAAGAGCCCCACGAGCCCCGAGAGCCGGAGGCATTCAGCCAGCTGGGGAAGccgcccccggggctgccggggggtgACAGTGAGGGTCCGGCACCCGAAACACGGCTCTCCACCTCCCTTGGGGCTGAACTGCACAGCCTGGCCGAGAAGAACCCCTACCGCGACTCTGCCTACTTTTCTGACTACGACGCCGAGGCCGAGCGTGGCCCCAAGGATGAGGAGGACAGCGATGGGTCCCGGACCCCGGAGGCAGAGGAGGGTCCCCGACCCCCCACGCAGGACCTGGAGCAAGCCTCCACGCCGGGAGAGGACCCTCTGCATCCCCCGGGGGCACccggcagccccccagcagcGCCTGGCGTTGCGGTGGCAGCGGACACGCCGGTGCCGGGGGATTTAGTGGGGGACTGGCGGGGGGCAGAGGCGGGGAACACGCCGGCCCCCACGGCGCCTGGCACCGAGCAGCGACCCGCCGGCACGGGGCTGGTGCCGGGCAGCTCCCCGCGCCCCGATGCAGATGCCTGTCCGCCGGGCTCTGTGCCACCCAAGACTTTCTTCTTGACCCCGGTGCTGGTGAGCCCCGGGGAGTCGGCGCCCATCGGAGGGACCCGTGTGCCCGAGGGTGTCCCCGGACTtggggaagctgctgctgggggcGAACAGACTGTGCCCCCCGCGCCGGGACttggggagccggggctgccacCAGAGGGGACTGGGGTGGGTGATGCGCCCGGGGGTCCCAGCACGCTGCTACCGGGGAGTGAGTCACCTCCGGGCCTCTCCCCGCTCCCGTCCCCCCGGGAGCCGCGGCCGGCCGCCCCTGAGCGCCGTGAGgagcccgaggaggaggaggaggacacggaGGACAGCGATGAGTCGGACGAGGAGCTGCGCTGCTACAACATCCAGGAGCAAAGCGAGGAGAGTGAGGAGGAGCCGGCGGCTGTGCCCATCGTGGTGGCCGAGAGCCAGAGCAGCAGGAACCTGCGCAGTCTCCTCAAGATGCCCAGCCTGCTCTCCGAGGCCTTCTGCGAGGACCTGGAGCGCAAGAAGAAGGCTGTCTCCTTCTACGATGACGTTACCATCTACCTCTTCGACCAG GAAAGCCCCACACGGGAGCTGGCTGAGCAGAGCTTCCCGGAGCCACCCCAGCCTTCGGGGCAGCCCCCCGCTAgcggcagcccccccagcccagcggACAGGCTGGGCGCCTCGGATGACTCCTCAGACGGCAACGCCTCGGAAGAGA GTGGTGGCTTTGAGTGGGACGACGACTTTCCGCTCATGCCGGTGAAGCCGTCCCTAGTGGCCTCGCTGACGGGGACACCGGCAGAGCCCGACCCGGCCGTGCCTGTGCTGCCCGCGCTGGTGCCGGCGCAGAAGCAGGTGCTGCCCATCCAGTTCTCCCGGTTCACGGTTTCACCCGCCCCGGTGTCCCGGTTCTCCATCACCCACGTCTCCGACTCGGACATGGACTCCATAGGAG GCAGCAGCGAAGACGGTGACCGGGAGTGA